A portion of the Pseudomonas sp. PSE14 genome contains these proteins:
- a CDS encoding PilC/PilY family type IV pilus protein — protein MHRSRLHPCIKTLSCAVFGVTLLCAANSFAAVSQSPLSLTVGVAPNMLLTLDDSGSMRWAFAPDNKNSYSATRRAKSSAFNPLAYNPAVTYRAPIVFDTSGNEVPLSTSFTSAKVNGYNSARGTINMSNDYKVTWTYVLESGQATSYGYSSTSNRLAENPAADFQASVTATVDGTTTVTTPGGIDFTFKRTSTQTCGRRCTTTVSCTASATVPGSTSAIATDCSVNGNTLSASLAQKGVPAYYYTYNSTNAGCTTANDDCYSLRFVTSAEQQNFANWYSFYRNRALATISAAALAFYDLSPAVRLSWQGLGRCVSFDGTDSNCRDNTFQAYTPAHKGQLYAWLQNINFDQSTYLPAAMKRAGEFLKTATPWQKTPGGTGNTSQNTYACRASYQIMMTDGLWNESASAPSDFRHDAGTFNLPDGRAYSQGAPYYDATSNTLADLAMHYWSTDLNTNLANKVPAYTPFKSNNTTTDYWDARNDPATWQHMSNFIMGLGLSEALNRTNIPWDGATHKGAGYAALAAGTATWPPAAASGDNAANNVYDLWHAAINSRGEFFSVDSPEAMVQAFSDILSRIADRKSTAARPAINSGQVSTDENDNGTVKTVSYQTSYASDDHWSGDVKRFEKTWNAQSNAFETTQIWSAKAGVPSWQSRAIKIAGNSNSGLVDFAWENAGTSSTTGSLANLLSRDPANANAADTQGQQRLEYLRGNRSGEGTTFRQRSGVLGDFYSSSPAVVNGPRYLVSFSNRLEGNTAYSTFATTIADRSPRVYVGGNDGMLHGFNALTGAEEFAFIPSAVFAKLNKLTSANYSHEFYVEGTPVVADVYDGSEWRTVLVGTLKGGGKAIFALDITTPGQEKLLWEFDDSRLPNDAAVKMGYSFSQPTIARLHTGKWAVVFGNGYESDGNTNGKAALFIVDAMQGTLLKSLEVEGTDGVANGLSTPKLGDYNADGVADYAYAGDLQGNVWRFDLLRNGRSTTTPFTTEDDGENAIAAFEVAYGGKPLFKAVADTGSRQPITSAPSLVRHPTGTGYLVIFGTGKFFDTDDKEGDKSMAQSVYGIWDKQTLGEEASNPAITRGSLQAQSIVTQTTVAADGTTRQGRVISDNNVRWQASGSQSAQNGWYLNLTRTDGEMVVENMAQLGRTLFFQSLVPNDDPCGDGAANWTYALNPFTGGRTPQHAFDYQPTGDVGTSNISAIRQDGEGGGTISQNSDSSYQYCTGQECVNIHPDPTSLGRQSWRRVEDQE, from the coding sequence ATGCACCGTTCTCGTCTTCACCCCTGCATCAAGACGCTCTCCTGCGCAGTGTTCGGCGTCACCCTGCTCTGCGCCGCCAACTCCTTTGCCGCCGTCTCCCAGAGCCCTCTGAGCCTGACCGTGGGTGTCGCCCCCAACATGCTGCTGACACTCGACGACTCCGGCAGCATGCGCTGGGCCTTCGCCCCGGACAACAAGAACAGCTACAGCGCCACCCGGCGCGCCAAGTCCAGCGCCTTCAACCCGCTCGCCTATAACCCCGCTGTGACTTATCGCGCCCCGATCGTGTTCGACACCTCGGGCAATGAAGTCCCACTGAGCACCAGCTTTACCTCGGCGAAGGTCAACGGCTACAACAGCGCACGCGGCACCATCAATATGTCCAACGACTACAAGGTCACCTGGACTTACGTGCTCGAAAGTGGGCAAGCCACGAGCTACGGCTACAGCAGCACCAGTAACCGACTGGCGGAAAACCCGGCAGCTGACTTCCAGGCATCCGTCACCGCGACCGTCGATGGCACCACGACTGTGACCACACCAGGCGGCATCGATTTCACCTTCAAGCGCACCTCTACCCAGACTTGCGGGAGAAGATGCACCACGACAGTCAGTTGCACCGCTTCCGCCACCGTACCAGGCTCCACCAGCGCCATTGCCACAGATTGCAGCGTGAACGGCAATACGCTGTCGGCCAGCCTCGCTCAAAAAGGAGTTCCGGCCTACTACTACACCTACAACTCCACTAATGCCGGTTGCACCACCGCTAACGACGACTGCTACAGCCTGAGGTTCGTAACGTCTGCCGAGCAGCAGAACTTCGCGAACTGGTATTCGTTCTACCGAAACCGCGCTCTGGCGACGATCTCGGCCGCGGCGCTGGCCTTCTACGACCTGTCTCCTGCGGTGCGCCTGAGCTGGCAAGGCCTGGGTCGCTGCGTCAGCTTCGACGGAACCGACAGCAACTGCCGGGACAACACCTTCCAGGCCTATACGCCAGCGCACAAGGGGCAACTGTATGCCTGGCTGCAGAACATCAACTTCGACCAGAGCACATACCTGCCAGCGGCAATGAAGCGCGCGGGCGAATTCCTCAAGACGGCCACACCCTGGCAGAAGACGCCCGGCGGCACCGGCAACACCTCGCAAAATACCTATGCCTGCCGTGCCAGCTACCAGATCATGATGACGGACGGTCTGTGGAACGAATCGGCCAGCGCGCCAAGCGACTTCCGCCACGACGCCGGCACCTTCAACCTGCCGGACGGCCGGGCATACAGTCAGGGCGCCCCCTACTACGACGCCACGTCCAACACCCTGGCTGACCTCGCCATGCACTACTGGTCCACGGACCTCAATACCAACCTGGCCAACAAGGTGCCGGCCTACACGCCCTTCAAGAGCAACAACACCACGACCGATTACTGGGATGCCCGCAATGACCCGGCGACCTGGCAACACATGTCCAACTTCATCATGGGCCTGGGACTGTCCGAAGCGCTAAATCGCACGAACATTCCCTGGGATGGCGCCACCCACAAGGGGGCCGGCTATGCCGCCCTGGCCGCCGGTACGGCAACCTGGCCACCGGCTGCCGCCTCGGGCGACAACGCCGCCAACAACGTCTACGACCTGTGGCACGCCGCGATCAACTCGCGCGGCGAGTTCTTCAGCGTGGACAGCCCGGAGGCCATGGTACAGGCCTTCTCCGACATTCTTTCGCGCATCGCCGACCGCAAGTCCACCGCCGCACGCCCGGCCATCAACTCCGGCCAGGTCAGCACGGACGAGAACGACAACGGCACGGTCAAGACCGTTTCCTACCAAACCTCCTACGCCAGCGACGACCACTGGTCCGGGGACGTGAAGCGCTTCGAGAAAACCTGGAACGCCCAGAGCAACGCTTTTGAAACCACCCAGATCTGGAGCGCCAAGGCGGGCGTGCCCAGTTGGCAGAGCCGGGCGATCAAGATAGCGGGAAATTCCAACAGCGGGCTGGTCGACTTCGCCTGGGAAAATGCAGGCACCAGCAGCACCACCGGCAGCCTGGCCAACCTGCTTAGCCGGGACCCGGCAAACGCCAATGCCGCCGACACCCAGGGACAGCAGCGCCTGGAATACCTGCGTGGCAACCGTAGTGGCGAAGGCACCACCTTCCGTCAGCGCAGCGGTGTCCTGGGTGACTTCTACTCCTCCAGCCCCGCCGTCGTGAATGGCCCCCGTTACCTGGTCAGCTTCAGCAACCGTCTGGAGGGAAACACCGCCTACTCCACCTTTGCGACCACCATTGCCGACCGCTCGCCCCGTGTCTACGTGGGCGGCAACGACGGCATGCTGCATGGATTCAATGCCCTTACCGGTGCCGAGGAGTTCGCGTTCATCCCAAGCGCCGTGTTCGCCAAGCTGAACAAGCTGACCAGCGCCAACTACAGCCACGAGTTCTATGTGGAAGGCACTCCCGTCGTCGCCGATGTGTACGACGGCAGCGAATGGCGCACGGTCCTGGTCGGCACCCTGAAGGGCGGTGGCAAGGCCATCTTCGCCCTGGACATCACCACGCCCGGACAGGAGAAACTGCTGTGGGAATTCGACGACAGCCGCCTTCCCAATGATGCGGCGGTGAAGATGGGCTACAGCTTCTCGCAACCGACCATCGCTCGCCTGCATACCGGTAAATGGGCCGTGGTCTTCGGCAACGGCTACGAAAGCGACGGCAACACCAACGGCAAGGCCGCCCTGTTCATCGTCGATGCGATGCAAGGCACCTTGCTCAAGAGCCTGGAAGTCGAAGGTACCGACGGGGTCGCCAACGGCCTGTCCACCCCCAAGCTCGGCGACTACAACGCCGACGGCGTGGCCGACTACGCCTACGCGGGCGACCTGCAAGGCAACGTCTGGCGCTTCGACCTGCTACGCAACGGCCGGAGCACCACCACCCCATTTACCACCGAGGACGACGGCGAAAACGCCATCGCGGCCTTCGAAGTGGCCTATGGAGGCAAACCGCTGTTCAAGGCCGTGGCGGATACCGGCAGCCGGCAGCCCATCACCTCCGCCCCCAGCCTGGTACGCCACCCTACCGGTACGGGCTACCTGGTGATCTTCGGCACGGGCAAGTTCTTCGACACCGACGACAAGGAAGGCGACAAGAGCATGGCCCAGAGCGTCTACGGCATCTGGGACAAACAGACCCTGGGCGAGGAAGCCAGCAACCCCGCCATCACCCGCGGCAGTTTGCAAGCGCAGAGCATTGTTACGCAAACCACTGTTGCCGCCGATGGAACAACCCGGCAAGGGCGTGTGATCAGCGACAACAACGTGCGCTGGCAGGCCTCGGGCAGTCAGTCCGCGCAGAACGGCTGGTACCTGAACCTGACCCGGACCGACGGTGAAATGGTTGTGGAAAACATGGCGCAACTGGGGCGGACCCTGTTCTTCCAGTCGCTGGTGCCCAATGACGACCCCTGCGGTGACGGCGCCGCCAACTGGACTTACGCGCTCAACCCTTTCACCGGAGGCAGAACACCCCAGCACGCCTTCGATTACCAGCCCACAGGCGACGTCGGCACCAGCAACATCTCGGCGATCCGCCAGGACGGTGAAGGCGGCGGGACCATCTCCCAGAACTCGGACAGCTCGTACCAGTACTGCACCGGACAGGAGTGCGTGAACATCCACCCGGACCCGACCAGCCTCGGTCGACAGAGCTGGCGCAGAGTCGAGGACCAGGAATGA
- a CDS encoding PilX N-terminal domain-containing pilus assembly protein, with protein MTAPTRNSQRGAVLLVALVMMLLLTLLAIGSMRSVTMETRLTAHRAHDTKLQNVADAALREAEFRFYGPGYLVEKLEASADNCSKSNTLKANGLNKPCLLAIDDAHLLTFVDQPQEATDDFLKSESQGGLLWMPYRGTDPGTTTQANTQYPASWNSILAVETGNTAVNAEYGMAAEGQGTYFYLNNGKAGDALYLQSTHANIYLGLNN; from the coding sequence ATGACAGCCCCTACCCGCAACTCCCAGCGCGGTGCGGTACTGCTCGTCGCGCTCGTCATGATGCTGCTGCTCACCTTGCTGGCCATCGGAAGCATGCGCAGCGTGACCATGGAAACACGCCTCACTGCCCATCGTGCCCATGACACGAAACTGCAGAATGTTGCCGATGCGGCCCTGCGCGAGGCCGAGTTCCGCTTCTATGGTCCGGGCTACCTCGTCGAGAAGCTGGAAGCCAGCGCCGACAACTGCAGCAAGTCGAACACTTTGAAAGCCAATGGCCTGAACAAGCCGTGCCTGCTGGCGATCGACGACGCCCACCTGCTCACCTTCGTCGATCAGCCCCAGGAAGCTACCGACGACTTCCTCAAGTCCGAATCCCAGGGCGGCCTGCTCTGGATGCCCTATCGCGGCACCGACCCAGGGACCACGACCCAAGCCAATACCCAGTACCCGGCCTCCTGGAACAGCATCCTGGCGGTCGAAACCGGAAACACGGCGGTCAACGCGGAATACGGCATGGCCGCGGAAGGCCAGGGCACCTACTTCTACCTCAACAATGGCAAGGCAGGGGACGCCCTCTATCTCCAGTCGACACACGCCAATATCTATCTTGGCCTTAATAATTAA
- a CDS encoding PilW family protein, with product MTSTKRQLGLSIVELMIALAISSFLILGITQIYLDNRRSYAFQQNQAGNLENGRFATLTINHYLGKAGYRRNPSTLLEAVFPARAAGGGCQAFKAGHAITGLAASEGTGFCIRYQPQASEELDCQGEASGVEYDKAFPSAPASEGDLTLLAFKYEPSEGALQQGRLLCKSLNTATPQYGELLTGIADLRLDFGVGSNDVMEKKVSSYIPQADWSPDSGAIRSVRYALLLASRDRQRDSDDSKVLSDWLATAADATKSRIQKADNKSLYQVASSTQTIRNFMP from the coding sequence ATGACCAGCACCAAGCGCCAACTCGGCCTGTCGATAGTCGAGCTGATGATCGCGCTCGCAATCAGCAGCTTCCTGATCCTCGGCATCACCCAGATCTATCTCGACAACCGGCGCAGCTACGCCTTCCAGCAGAACCAGGCGGGCAACCTGGAAAACGGTCGTTTCGCCACGCTGACGATCAATCATTACCTAGGCAAGGCAGGCTACCGCCGCAATCCTTCCACGCTGCTCGAAGCAGTTTTTCCCGCCCGCGCCGCCGGGGGTGGATGCCAGGCTTTCAAAGCCGGGCACGCCATCACCGGGCTCGCCGCCAGCGAAGGCACCGGTTTCTGTATTCGCTACCAACCGCAAGCCAGCGAGGAGCTGGACTGCCAGGGCGAGGCTAGTGGCGTCGAATACGACAAGGCCTTTCCGTCGGCGCCCGCTTCCGAAGGCGACCTGACCCTTCTGGCATTCAAGTACGAACCGAGCGAGGGCGCACTTCAGCAAGGCCGCCTACTGTGCAAGAGCCTGAACACCGCCACTCCCCAGTATGGTGAACTGCTCACCGGTATCGCCGATCTGCGCCTGGACTTCGGAGTCGGCAGCAACGACGTCATGGAGAAGAAGGTGTCGTCCTATATCCCGCAAGCCGACTGGTCGCCGGACAGCGGCGCCATTCGAAGCGTGCGCTACGCCTTGCTGCTCGCGAGCCGCGATAGGCAGCGCGACAGCGACGATTCGAAAGTGCTCAGCGACTGGCTGGCTACCGCAGCGGACGCTACCAAGAGCCGCATCCAGAAAGCGGACAATAAAAGCCTCTATCAGGTTGCCAGCAGCACCCAGACCATCAGGAACTTCATGCCATGA
- the pilV gene encoding type IV pilus modification protein PilV has translation MTTSKGFSLIEVLVALLLTTVGVLGMVALQGRSIQYTQDSVQRNAAVELTNDLIEIIRANPQELFSNTPPKTPMNSAMKTASLFYKAEGKDFSGRQNCVSSPTRIAKTAQEQRDCWADKVKTALPGGADLFASDMYICRSPSPGQCNANAGSMIEIRLAWQVREGTCLDAAETDATVCTYTVRVEP, from the coding sequence ATGACGACCAGCAAAGGCTTCAGCCTGATCGAGGTGCTCGTGGCGCTGCTCCTGACCACCGTCGGCGTACTCGGCATGGTGGCGCTGCAAGGGCGCAGCATCCAGTACACCCAGGATTCCGTACAGCGTAACGCCGCCGTCGAACTGACCAACGACCTGATCGAGATCATTCGCGCCAACCCCCAGGAGCTTTTCAGCAACACGCCACCGAAGACTCCCATGAACAGTGCAATGAAGACCGCCTCTCTGTTCTACAAGGCTGAGGGGAAAGACTTCTCCGGCCGCCAGAACTGCGTGTCCAGCCCGACCCGTATCGCGAAAACGGCGCAGGAGCAGCGCGATTGCTGGGCCGACAAGGTCAAGACAGCACTGCCCGGCGGCGCGGACCTCTTCGCCAGCGACATGTACATCTGCCGCAGTCCCTCCCCCGGACAGTGCAACGCGAATGCCGGCTCGATGATCGAAATCCGCCTCGCCTGGCAGGTACGGGAGGGCACCTGCCTGGACGCCGCAGAAACCGACGCCACCGTTTGCACCTACACCGTTCGAGTAGAGCCATGA
- a CDS encoding GspH/FimT family pseudopilin: protein MSRPMGSAGFTLVELMIVVTLLAIFAALAVPSFTSTIERSRLQTQADELKSLLLYARGEAVSQKATITAAGSDDVWSVKRGDGDALRQLKSNPELTRIRASADEIKFRSNGTATATTLTICHNDDTATGLYLEVQASGAIKLFRQGTKDADETPLDSCTL, encoded by the coding sequence ATGTCGCGCCCAATGGGATCGGCCGGATTCACGCTGGTCGAATTGATGATCGTGGTGACCCTGCTGGCGATTTTCGCCGCGCTAGCCGTCCCCAGCTTCACCTCGACCATCGAACGCAGTCGTCTGCAAACCCAGGCAGATGAGTTGAAGTCCCTGCTGCTCTATGCCCGAGGCGAGGCCGTGAGCCAGAAGGCCACCATCACCGCCGCCGGCAGCGATGACGTCTGGAGCGTCAAGCGCGGTGACGGCGATGCGCTGCGCCAGCTCAAGAGCAACCCCGAGCTCACCCGGATCCGAGCCAGCGCCGACGAGATCAAGTTCAGGAGCAACGGTACGGCAACGGCTACCACTCTCACCATCTGCCACAACGACGACACCGCCACGGGGCTGTATCTGGAGGTCCAGGCAAGCGGCGCCATCAAGTTGTTCCGTCAGGGGACAAAGGATGCGGACGAAACGCCCCTGGACAGTTGCACCCTGTGA
- a CDS encoding GspH/FimT family pseudopilin, translating into MFKRNGFSLIELLVTLAVLAIVLSLAAPGFGRLLEEHRLQVATQELQSALNQARTTAVLSGQPVSIAALDGNWEQGWTLFVDRNNNGIREPSEQLLATHTAISPITVIPDSTSRRYVHYTPGGYSAQPNGAFHSGHFVLCASTQSAARIVINRAGRIRRESSEADPLCPH; encoded by the coding sequence ATGTTCAAACGCAACGGTTTCAGCCTCATCGAACTGCTGGTGACCCTGGCAGTCCTGGCCATTGTCCTCTCCCTCGCGGCGCCAGGATTCGGCCGACTCCTGGAGGAGCATCGGCTGCAGGTCGCCACGCAGGAGCTGCAGAGCGCACTGAATCAGGCACGCACGACGGCCGTGCTGAGCGGGCAACCGGTTAGCATCGCGGCCTTGGATGGAAACTGGGAACAAGGCTGGACGCTGTTCGTCGACCGCAACAACAACGGTATTCGTGAACCCTCCGAGCAACTGCTGGCGACTCACACGGCCATTTCGCCCATCACCGTTATCCCCGACAGCACCTCCCGCCGCTACGTCCACTACACACCTGGCGGCTACAGCGCCCAGCCCAACGGGGCATTCCATTCCGGGCACTTCGTGCTCTGCGCCAGTACACAATCTGCAGCCCGGATCGTGATCAACAGGGCCGGAAGAATTCGTCGGGAATCCAGCGAGGCGGACCCACTTTGCCCCCACTGA
- the thiO gene encoding glycine oxidase ThiO — protein sequence MPDVIVVGGGVVGLLSAWTLGQAGAEVLLLERGETGREASWAGGGIVSPLYPWRYSRAVANLAHWSQDFYPGLGQRLLADTGVDPEVHVTGLYWLDLDDQDEALAWARAQGRPLSEVSISAVHDAVPVLGTGFSRAVYMSGVANVRNPRLARSLREALVRMPNVSVREQVEVTGFLQAGERVQGVRTAQGDFTADSVVLAAGAWSGQLLAKLGLELPVEPVKGQMILYRCAPDFLSSMVLAKGRYAIPRRDGHILVGSTLEHAGFDKTPSAEALASLRASAEELIPALAEQEPVKHWAGLRPGSPQGVPFIGEVSGHRGLWLNTGHYRNGLVLAPASCQLLADLMQQRPPIIEAAPYAPEGRLVATPIV from the coding sequence ATGCCGGATGTGATCGTGGTGGGCGGCGGGGTCGTCGGGCTGTTGTCTGCCTGGACCCTGGGACAGGCCGGGGCCGAGGTATTGCTGCTGGAACGCGGCGAGACCGGGCGCGAGGCGTCCTGGGCCGGCGGCGGGATCGTTTCGCCGCTCTATCCCTGGCGCTACAGCCGGGCCGTGGCCAATCTGGCGCACTGGTCGCAGGACTTCTATCCAGGCCTCGGCCAGCGGCTGCTGGCGGACACCGGGGTGGACCCGGAAGTGCATGTGACCGGCCTGTACTGGCTCGATCTGGACGACCAGGATGAAGCGCTGGCCTGGGCCCGTGCCCAGGGGCGTCCGCTGTCGGAGGTGAGCATTTCCGCCGTGCACGATGCCGTACCCGTGCTGGGGACGGGGTTCAGCCGGGCTGTGTACATGTCCGGCGTTGCCAATGTGCGCAACCCACGCCTGGCCAGGTCGCTGCGCGAAGCGCTGGTGCGCATGCCGAACGTTTCCGTGCGCGAGCAGGTCGAGGTGACCGGCTTCCTTCAAGCCGGAGAGCGGGTACAGGGTGTGCGTACCGCACAGGGCGATTTCACTGCGGATTCGGTCGTGCTGGCAGCGGGCGCCTGGAGCGGTCAGTTACTGGCGAAGCTGGGGCTGGAGCTGCCGGTGGAGCCAGTGAAAGGGCAGATGATCCTGTACCGCTGCGCGCCCGACTTCCTCTCCAGCATGGTGCTGGCCAAAGGGCGCTATGCGATTCCCCGGCGCGACGGCCACATCCTGGTGGGCAGCACCTTGGAGCACGCGGGTTTCGACAAGACGCCGTCCGCTGAAGCGCTGGCCAGTCTGCGTGCATCGGCGGAAGAGTTGATCCCCGCGTTGGCGGAGCAGGAGCCGGTCAAGCACTGGGCGGGCTTGCGTCCGGGGTCGCCGCAGGGCGTTCCGTTCATTGGCGAGGTGTCGGGCCATCGCGGCCTGTGGCTGAACACCGGGCATTACCGCAACGGTCTGGTGCTGGCGCCGGCGTCCTGCCAGTTGCTGGCGGACCTGATGCAGCAGCGCCCGCCGATCATCGAGGCGGCGCCCTACGCGCCGGAAGGGCGCCTGGTAGCGACGCCCATCGTCTGA